In one window of Deinococcus aquiradiocola DNA:
- a CDS encoding DUF1517 domain-containing protein has protein sequence MRQPPFRFRSGSFRPHGAGVLRLLLAALLMTFSVLGTVHAQSGGGFGGRSSGSGSSSSGRSGGSYGGSSGGGYSPRGGSYGGGYGGGYSGPVIINNGGGYGGGYGYGGGGLGFGGIIVIVLIVGGVVLFMRRGMSGGRGLLAGSGTTGQAVSVQVLLTEGDEVKRALQQVAQNGDPDSNEGLTRMMTEAALVLLRHPDRWTYADVQRAQGSAEAADSQVGAWATQARAAFTEQTTSNYQNRDVNTGFTHRGDYTFQKETGDLYLAVTLAVAATTLSGMPPAGTTNATEVRAALAAISSVAPGDLLRAEVVWSPDAEGEFLSEDEAIQKYPALTKI, from the coding sequence ATGCGCCAACCCCCATTCCGGTTCAGGTCAGGGTCCTTCCGTCCGCACGGCGCGGGCGTGCTGCGCTTGCTGCTGGCCGCCCTGCTCATGACGTTCTCGGTCCTCGGGACGGTGCACGCGCAGTCGGGCGGCGGGTTCGGCGGGCGGAGCAGCGGGTCCGGGTCGTCCTCTTCGGGGCGGTCGGGCGGCAGTTACGGCGGGTCGTCCGGCGGCGGGTACTCGCCGCGCGGAGGCAGTTACGGCGGCGGGTACGGGGGCGGCTACAGCGGTCCCGTCATCATCAACAACGGTGGCGGGTACGGCGGCGGCTACGGGTACGGCGGGGGCGGGCTGGGCTTCGGCGGGATCATCGTGATCGTGCTGATTGTGGGCGGCGTGGTGCTGTTCATGCGGCGCGGCATGAGCGGCGGGCGTGGCCTGCTTGCGGGCAGCGGCACGACCGGGCAGGCCGTCAGCGTACAGGTGCTCCTGACAGAAGGTGACGAGGTGAAGCGCGCGCTGCAGCAGGTCGCGCAGAACGGCGACCCGGACAGCAACGAGGGCCTGACCCGCATGATGACCGAGGCGGCCCTCGTGCTGCTGCGCCACCCGGACCGGTGGACGTACGCGGACGTGCAGCGCGCCCAGGGGTCCGCCGAGGCGGCGGACAGTCAGGTGGGCGCGTGGGCCACGCAGGCGCGCGCGGCCTTCACCGAGCAGACGACCAGCAACTACCAGAACAGGGACGTGAACACCGGCTTCACGCACCGGGGCGACTACACCTTCCAGAAGGAGACGGGCGACCTGTACCTCGCCGTCACGCTGGCCGTCGCGGCGACCACGCTGTCCGGCATGCCGCCCGCCGGGACGACGAATGCCACCGAGGTGCGCGCGGCACTCGCGGCGATCAGCAGCGTCGCGCCCGGCGACCTGCTGCGCGCGGAAGTCGTGTGGAGTCCGGACGCCGAGGGCGAGTTCCTGAGCGAGGACGAAGCTATCCAGAAGTACCCGGCCCTCACCAAGATCTGA
- the dtd gene encoding D-aminoacyl-tRNA deacylase has protein sequence MKAVLQRVTRADCVVDGRTTGEIGAGLTVLLGVGHGDTPATARALAARTAKLRIFADDAGRMNRSLLDVHGEVLSISQFTLYADTRHGNRPGFTGAAAPDVARTLYAEYNAALRELGVTVGEGVFGADMRVTLSNDGPVTILLDSSDRP, from the coding sequence TTGAAGGCCGTCCTGCAGCGCGTCACGCGCGCCGACTGCGTCGTGGACGGCCGCACCACCGGCGAGATCGGCGCGGGCCTCACCGTGCTGCTCGGCGTGGGGCACGGCGACACGCCTGCCACGGCCCGCGCCCTCGCGGCCCGCACTGCGAAACTGCGGATCTTCGCGGACGACGCCGGACGCATGAACCGCTCGCTGCTCGACGTGCACGGCGAGGTCCTCAGCATCAGTCAGTTCACGCTGTACGCCGACACCCGCCACGGCAACCGCCCCGGCTTCACGGGCGCGGCCGCGCCGGACGTGGCCCGCACCCTGTACGCCGAGTACAACGCCGCCCTGCGCGAACTGGGCGTCACGGTGGGGGAGGGCGTGTTCGGCGCGGACATGCGCGTCACGCTCAGCAACGACGGCCCCGTCACCATCCTCCTCGACAGCAGCGACCGTCCCTGA
- a CDS encoding ATP-grasp domain-containing protein, whose amino-acid sequence MRVVFPADYFAVREPDAAFAEQAALFAGLGWPVSTFAFGGDRRFRPALEAGEAVLYRGWMLNVDAYRAFGDAVVGAGARLWTPLDAYLSAHHLPRWAPLLADVTAETVCFPDPGEVRAGLERLGWERYFVKDFVKSLKTGAGSVITRPEQAEELMARMTQFRGEIEGGVCVRRFEAFVDGTESRFFVRDGQAFAAGGGPVPELVRAVAGRVPSRFFSVDVALRSDGAWRVVEVGDGQVSDLVGWTVPQFAAVWEGVT is encoded by the coding sequence ATGCGCGTGGTCTTCCCTGCCGATTATTTCGCCGTGCGTGAGCCGGACGCGGCGTTCGCGGAGCAGGCGGCGTTGTTCGCTGGGCTGGGGTGGCCGGTGTCGACGTTCGCGTTTGGCGGGGACCGGCGGTTCCGGCCTGCGCTGGAGGCGGGGGAGGCCGTGCTGTACCGGGGGTGGATGCTGAACGTGGACGCGTACCGCGCGTTCGGGGACGCGGTGGTGGGGGCGGGCGCGCGGCTGTGGACGCCGCTGGACGCGTACCTGTCGGCGCATCATCTGCCCAGGTGGGCGCCGCTGCTGGCGGACGTGACGGCCGAGACGGTGTGCTTCCCGGACCCGGGTGAGGTGCGGGCGGGCCTGGAGCGGCTGGGCTGGGAGCGGTACTTCGTGAAGGATTTCGTGAAGTCCCTGAAGACCGGGGCGGGCAGCGTCATCACGCGGCCGGAGCAGGCGGAGGAGCTGATGGCGCGCATGACGCAGTTCCGTGGCGAGATCGAGGGCGGGGTGTGCGTGCGGCGCTTCGAGGCGTTCGTGGACGGCACGGAGTCCCGGTTCTTCGTGCGGGACGGGCAGGCGTTCGCGGCGGGCGGCGGGCCGGTGCCGGAACTGGTGCGGGCGGTGGCGGGGCGCGTCCCGTCGCGGTTCTTCTCGGTGGATGTCGCGCTCCGGTCGGACGGTGCCTGGCGCGTGGTGGAGGTGGGGGACGGTCAGGTGTCGGACCTGGTCGGCTGGACGGTCCCGCAGTTCGCGGCGGTGTGGGAGGGCGTGACGTAA
- a CDS encoding DUF1844 domain-containing protein, whose protein sequence is MPNQDFVGLVNSLQATAEAALGELNASSALARQDGLTATPDRARQTATRSLRLLTMLAEKTRGNLDMTEADLLSQAVTQLRERLAN, encoded by the coding sequence ATGCCCAACCAGGACTTCGTAGGACTCGTGAACAGCCTCCAGGCGACCGCCGAGGCCGCCCTCGGCGAACTGAACGCCAGCAGCGCCCTCGCCCGCCAGGACGGCCTGACCGCCACGCCCGACCGCGCCCGCCAGACCGCCACCCGCAGCCTGCGCCTCCTCACCATGCTGGCTGAGAAGACCCGCGGCAACCTCGACATGACGGAAGCCGACCTGCTCAGCCAGGCCGTCACGCAACTGCGCGAACGGCTCGCGAATTGA
- a CDS encoding amidase: MKVRPDVAAPAQRGVWAYLPDAPLEGAGGGPLSGLTFNVKDLFGVEGWPLHASTRAPLPPVPQGPLVTRLLALGAALVGKTHLHEIALGISGANAFGGTPNPLDAARVTGGSSSGAAASVALGLTDFALGTDTGGSIRVPAAWCGVVGFKPGKGDPAWSTDSVLPLSVTCDHAGPLARDLGTVLRVQEALTGQAAAPRSWEGVRVGVWHADGWLDDQARGALLAAAATLESLGAVLTPVQLPDMLDAYSDIVQSEAAAVHRGALARPEPGFTPGTLALLRRGAGLTDSEVRAARDRRDAYRALLDERMTGLDVLLAPAVPCAAPLQGQDSVALPGGPVPLRVAVLRLTVPFSMLGWPTLALPHRTPDGLSVGVQLVARPGQDAALLGLARTLPA; the protein is encoded by the coding sequence GTGAAGGTCCGGCCGGACGTGGCGGCGCCCGCGCAGCGCGGCGTGTGGGCGTACCTGCCGGACGCGCCGCTGGAGGGCGCCGGGGGCGGGCCGCTGTCGGGCCTGACCTTCAATGTGAAGGACCTGTTCGGGGTGGAGGGATGGCCGCTGCACGCCAGCACGCGCGCGCCCCTGCCGCCCGTGCCGCAGGGGCCGCTCGTGACGCGCCTGCTGGCGCTCGGTGCGGCGCTCGTCGGCAAGACGCACCTGCACGAGATCGCGCTCGGCATCAGCGGCGCGAACGCGTTCGGCGGGACGCCCAACCCGCTGGACGCGGCGCGCGTGACGGGCGGCAGCAGTTCCGGCGCGGCCGCCAGCGTCGCGCTCGGCCTGACCGACTTCGCGCTCGGGACCGACACGGGCGGCAGCATCCGCGTGCCCGCCGCGTGGTGCGGCGTGGTCGGCTTCAAGCCCGGCAAGGGCGACCCCGCGTGGTCCACGGACAGCGTGCTGCCGCTGTCCGTCACCTGCGATCACGCCGGACCGCTCGCGCGGGACCTGGGGACCGTGCTGCGCGTGCAGGAGGCACTGACGGGGCAGGCGGCGGCGCCCCGCTCCTGGGAGGGCGTGCGGGTCGGCGTGTGGCACGCGGACGGCTGGCTGGACGATCAGGCGCGCGGCGCGCTGCTCGCCGCCGCCGCCACCCTGGAGAGCCTGGGGGCCGTCCTGACGCCCGTGCAGCTGCCGGACATGCTGGACGCGTACAGCGACATCGTGCAGAGCGAGGCGGCGGCCGTGCACCGGGGCGCACTCGCGCGGCCGGAGCCCGGCTTCACGCCCGGCACGCTGGCCCTGCTGCGGCGCGGCGCGGGCCTCACGGACAGCGAGGTGCGGGCCGCGCGCGATCGGCGGGACGCGTACCGCGCGCTGCTGGACGAACGCATGACCGGCCTGGACGTGCTGCTCGCCCCGGCCGTGCCGTGCGCCGCGCCCCTGCAGGGGCAGGACAGCGTGGCGCTGCCGGGCGGTCCCGTGCCGCTGCGGGTGGCGGTGCTGCGCCTGACCGTGCCGTTCAGCATGCTCGGCTGGCCCACCCTGGCCCTCCCGCACCGCACGCCGGACGGCCTGAGCGTCGGCGTGCAGCTCGTCGCTCGCCCCGGTCAGGACGCCGCGCTGCTGGGACTGGCGCGCACGCTGCCCGCGTGA
- a CDS encoding DUF427 domain-containing protein produces MKAIWNGQVIAESSDTVVVEGNHYFPRDSVRPEYLQDSATHTTCPWKGEASYFSLKVDGQENRDAAWYYPAPKDAARQIAGRVAFWKGVKVSD; encoded by the coding sequence ATGAAAGCCATCTGGAACGGACAGGTCATCGCGGAGTCGTCGGACACGGTGGTCGTGGAAGGGAACCATTACTTCCCACGGGACAGCGTGCGTCCCGAGTACCTGCAGGACAGCGCGACGCACACCACCTGCCCCTGGAAGGGCGAGGCGAGCTACTTCAGCCTGAAGGTGGACGGGCAGGAGAACCGGGACGCCGCGTGGTACTACCCGGCCCCGAAGGACGCGGCACGGCAGATCGCGGGCCGCGTCGCGTTCTGGAAGGGCGTGAAGGTCAGCGACTGA
- a CDS encoding outer membrane lipoprotein carrier protein LolA — MKNRARTALPALSSALMISLLGAASAQTMTAADILGRLDATQKTAKDLSFRLSGTGSLDGSAQKIDLTVQSIPAASLARVVFAAPDALADNIVVVNKTEVRNYLYLTNQITVTSAAKAAGQAGMTGLDFSQISNFSALLKNYDVKVVGTSGSAGNRLFTLEGTPRANGTDEGRARVYVTEAGWRPTRLQLLDGAGKVRADLNVTNYKQNSGLSAAKLTTLPRDAEIIRQ; from the coding sequence ATGAAGAACCGCGCCCGTACCGCCCTCCCCGCCCTCAGCTCCGCCCTGATGATTTCCCTGCTCGGGGCCGCGTCCGCGCAGACCATGACGGCCGCCGACATCCTCGGACGGCTGGACGCCACCCAGAAGACCGCCAAGGACCTCAGCTTCCGCCTGAGCGGCACCGGCAGCCTGGACGGCAGCGCCCAGAAGATCGACCTGACCGTGCAGAGCATTCCGGCCGCTTCCCTGGCGCGCGTCGTGTTCGCCGCGCCCGACGCGCTCGCGGACAACATTGTGGTCGTCAACAAGACCGAGGTCCGCAACTACCTGTACCTCACCAACCAGATCACCGTGACGAGCGCCGCCAAGGCCGCCGGTCAGGCGGGCATGACGGGCCTGGACTTCAGCCAGATCAGCAACTTCTCGGCCCTGCTGAAGAACTACGACGTGAAGGTCGTCGGGACGAGCGGCAGCGCCGGGAACCGCCTCTTCACGCTGGAAGGCACGCCCCGCGCGAACGGCACCGACGAGGGCCGCGCCCGCGTGTACGTGACCGAGGCCGGCTGGCGACCCACGCGCCTGCAGCTGCTGGACGGCGCAGGCAAGGTCCGCGCGGACCTGAACGTCACGAACTACAAGCAGAACAGCGGCCTGAGCGCCGCGAAGCTCACCACGCTCCCCAGGGACGCCGAGATCATCCGGCAGTAA
- a CDS encoding uracil-DNA glycosylase — MTSPPPAPDGGPTDDTALAALTASNLACRACRLRPGCTQVVVSDGNPHARILIVGEGPGGDEDRVGRPFVGRGGQLLDRILEAVRLTRDDVYITNIVKCRPPANRTPEPDESATCTALWLEPQLALLRPELILTLGNTPTQYMLGTRQGITRLRGTWHEYRQKGGLWDALLMPMFHPAYLLRNDTRAVGGPKSLTWRDIREVRRVLDGAPPDRPEGPGGPPEGQGSLF, encoded by the coding sequence GTGACCTCGCCCCCACCCGCCCCGGACGGCGGTCCCACCGACGACACCGCCCTCGCCGCCCTCACGGCCAGCAACCTCGCGTGCCGCGCCTGTCGCCTCCGGCCCGGCTGCACCCAGGTCGTCGTGTCGGACGGCAACCCGCACGCCCGCATCCTCATCGTGGGCGAAGGGCCCGGCGGAGACGAGGACCGCGTCGGGCGGCCCTTCGTCGGACGCGGCGGGCAGCTCCTCGACCGCATCCTCGAAGCGGTGCGCCTCACGCGGGACGACGTGTACATCACCAACATCGTCAAGTGCCGCCCGCCCGCCAACCGCACCCCCGAACCCGACGAGAGCGCCACCTGCACCGCCCTGTGGCTCGAACCGCAACTCGCCCTGCTGCGGCCCGAACTGATCCTCACGCTCGGCAACACCCCCACCCAGTACATGCTCGGCACGCGCCAGGGCATCACGCGGCTGCGCGGCACGTGGCACGAGTACCGCCAGAAGGGCGGCCTGTGGGACGCGCTCCTGATGCCGATGTTCCACCCCGCGTACCTGCTGCGCAACGACACCCGCGCCGTCGGCGGCCCCAAGAGCCTCACGTGGCGCGACATCCGCGAGGTGAGACGCGTGCTGGACGGCGCCCCACCCGACCGCCCGGAAGGCCCCGGCGGCCCCCCCGAAGGGCAGGGCAGCCTCTTCTGA
- a CDS encoding TMEM175 family protein, whose amino-acid sequence MMTKGRLEAFSDGVLAIIITIMVLELRPPAGEGWEALRPLWPKGLAYLISFVYIGIYWSNHHHLFQTVRRVRGGVLWANLHLLFWLSLFPFVSAWAGETHFAAEPMTLYGVVTLMSAVAYTVLVRVIIRTDAGNHLLSDAVGSDVKGNVSLASYVGVIGLPFLGAWGVWAAGALLVGVALMWLVPDRRIERVLEREDTARPR is encoded by the coding sequence ATGATGACGAAGGGTCGGCTGGAGGCGTTCAGTGACGGGGTGCTCGCCATCATCATCACGATCATGGTGCTGGAATTGCGGCCCCCGGCGGGCGAGGGGTGGGAGGCGCTGCGGCCCCTGTGGCCGAAGGGGCTGGCGTACCTGATCAGCTTCGTGTACATCGGCATCTACTGGAGCAATCACCATCACCTGTTCCAGACGGTGCGGCGCGTGCGGGGCGGGGTGCTGTGGGCGAACCTGCACCTGCTGTTCTGGCTGTCGCTGTTTCCGTTCGTATCGGCGTGGGCGGGCGAGACGCATTTCGCGGCGGAACCGATGACGCTGTACGGCGTGGTCACGCTGATGAGCGCCGTGGCGTACACGGTGCTGGTGCGCGTGATCATCCGCACGGACGCCGGGAATCACCTGCTGTCGGACGCAGTGGGCAGTGACGTGAAGGGGAACGTGTCGCTCGCGAGTTACGTGGGCGTGATCGGCCTGCCGTTCCTGGGCGCGTGGGGCGTGTGGGCGGCAGGGGCGCTGCTGGTGGGCGTGGCCCTGATGTGGCTGGTACCGGACCGGCGGATCGAGCGGGTGCTGGAGCGTGAGGACACGGCCCGCCCCCGGTGA
- the sufD gene encoding Fe-S cluster assembly protein SufD, which translates to MTQPFTEDLIITTGPEWLTAKRRESLALFNGLELPSESVEAWKYTQVGSIDFAALHPHAKRDAVTDIAQLPASVQKRLTGTDVGAYIVLDGPDVVYATPLPAELTAKGVIFTDLRSAVEQHADIVQKYLYSVVPAEVPDDTTIAAPGTTPSKSPDPSEGKFSALAAALWTNGAFVYVPRGVEVELPLGAFRVMSDAGSFTATRTLVVTEENAQVTFIDEQDSEALPGTYAFGAVELVVKDGARLRYVSVQNWGEGVTHIQRQRGDVGRDATLNSLVVTMGGTLSRTEMQSYLRGQGSDSEMLALYFANKDQHFDHYTLQHHAAANAHSDLLYKGVGDDQSVGVFSGMIKVDLNAQKTDAYQKHRTLMLSNEARNYSVPQLEINANDVRCSHGSTTGPVDQEQLFFLKSRGIREEQAEKMLVTAFLEDVLTRVPLKSVVAYIEGIIAEKVGAA; encoded by the coding sequence GAGCGTCGAGGCGTGGAAGTACACGCAGGTGGGCAGCATCGATTTCGCGGCCCTGCATCCGCACGCGAAGCGTGACGCGGTGACGGATATCGCGCAGCTTCCGGCGAGCGTGCAGAAGCGCCTGACGGGCACGGACGTGGGCGCGTACATCGTGCTGGACGGGCCAGACGTGGTGTACGCGACGCCTCTCCCGGCGGAGCTGACGGCGAAGGGCGTGATCTTCACGGACCTGCGTTCGGCGGTGGAGCAGCACGCGGACATCGTGCAGAAGTACCTGTACTCGGTGGTTCCGGCGGAAGTGCCGGACGACACGACCATCGCGGCGCCCGGCACGACGCCCAGCAAGAGCCCGGACCCCAGCGAAGGGAAGTTCAGTGCGCTGGCGGCGGCCCTGTGGACGAACGGTGCGTTCGTGTACGTGCCGCGCGGCGTGGAGGTGGAGTTGCCGCTGGGTGCCTTCCGCGTGATGAGTGACGCGGGGAGCTTCACGGCGACGCGCACGCTGGTCGTGACGGAGGAGAACGCGCAGGTCACGTTCATCGACGAGCAGGACTCGGAGGCGCTGCCGGGCACGTACGCGTTCGGGGCAGTGGAGCTGGTCGTGAAGGACGGCGCGCGCCTGCGGTACGTGTCGGTGCAGAACTGGGGTGAGGGCGTGACGCACATTCAGCGGCAGCGTGGCGACGTGGGCCGCGACGCGACCCTGAACAGCCTCGTCGTCACGATGGGCGGCACGCTGTCCCGCACGGAGATGCAGTCGTACCTGCGCGGTCAGGGAAGCGACAGTGAGATGCTGGCCCTGTACTTCGCGAACAAGGACCAGCACTTCGATCATTACACGCTGCAGCATCACGCGGCCGCGAACGCGCACAGCGACCTGCTGTACAAGGGCGTGGGTGACGATCAGTCGGTGGGCGTGTTCAGCGGCATGATCAAGGTGGATCTGAACGCGCAGAAGACGGACGCGTACCAGAAGCACCGCACGCTGATGCTCAGCAACGAGGCGCGGAACTACAGCGTGCCGCAGCTGGAGATCAATGCGAACGACGTGCGCTGCAGTCACGGGAGCACGACGGGCCCGGTGGATCAGGAGCAGCTGTTCTTCCTGAAGTCGCGCGGCATCCGTGAGGAGCAGGCGGAGAAGATGCTGGTGACGGCGTTCCTGGAGGACGTGCTGACGCGCGTGCCGCTGAAGAGCGTCGTGGCGTACATCGAGGGCATCATTGCCGAGAAGGTCGGCGCGGCCTGA
- a CDS encoding LEA type 2 family protein codes for MTLPSVSVPRRWTLPVLAALLAAGLAACTPNQPIIAVPTFAVQSVRLTGLTLPSAGRPATAYLTLMLRVSNPNPLPLRLANIAGNFVLDGSPVAAVNLPDVALPARGDTLQQADLALPLTLDSLGSALRVARGQQVSYRVDGTFTADLGLLGRPSFGPYTLVQGVLQQPAILP; via the coding sequence ATGACCCTGCCTTCCGTTTCCGTGCCGCGCAGGTGGACGCTGCCGGTGCTGGCCGCGCTGCTCGCGGCCGGGCTGGCCGCCTGCACGCCGAACCAGCCGATCATCGCCGTGCCGACCTTCGCGGTGCAGAGCGTGCGCCTGACGGGCCTGACCCTGCCGTCGGCCGGGCGTCCCGCGACCGCGTACCTGACCCTGATGCTGCGCGTCAGCAACCCCAATCCGCTGCCGCTGCGCCTCGCGAACATCGCGGGGAACTTCGTGCTGGACGGGTCGCCCGTCGCGGCCGTGAACCTGCCGGACGTGGCCCTGCCCGCGCGGGGCGACACGCTGCAGCAGGCGGACCTGGCGCTCCCCCTGACGCTCGACAGCCTGGGGAGTGCCCTGCGGGTCGCGCGGGGCCAGCAGGTCAGCTACCGGGTGGACGGGACGTTCACGGCGGACCTGGGCCTGCTGGGCCGCCCCAGCTTCGGACCGTACACGCTGGTGCAGGGTGTGCTGCAGCAGCCCGCGATCCTCCCGTGA
- a CDS encoding C40 family peptidase, with amino-acid sequence MNALRALILTAASLLGSSALAATYTVKPGDTLYSISQKANLDPAQLLKLNRLQSSTIQVGQKLEIGGSASASSARPSTPTASRSGNGNTIRAAAARFLNIRYVLGGNGAGGIDCSAYTRAVFQQLGVSLPRTARAQFGVGTSISRGNLQTGDLVFFSTMGGGVSHVGIYLGNGQFANANSYNGRTMIESMTTSYWAPRYVGARRVL; translated from the coding sequence ATGAATGCTCTCCGCGCACTGATCCTGACCGCCGCCTCCCTCCTCGGAAGCAGCGCCCTCGCCGCCACGTACACCGTGAAGCCAGGCGATACCCTGTACAGCATCTCCCAGAAGGCCAATCTCGACCCGGCCCAACTGCTGAAGCTGAACAGACTCCAGAGCAGCACCATCCAGGTGGGCCAGAAGCTGGAGATCGGCGGAAGCGCCAGCGCCAGCAGCGCCCGCCCGAGCACCCCCACCGCCAGCCGCAGCGGCAACGGCAACACCATCCGCGCCGCCGCCGCCCGCTTCCTGAACATCCGCTACGTCCTCGGCGGCAACGGGGCGGGCGGCATCGACTGCAGCGCCTACACCCGCGCGGTCTTCCAGCAGCTCGGCGTGAGCCTCCCCCGCACCGCCCGCGCGCAGTTCGGCGTCGGCACCTCCATCTCGCGCGGCAACCTGCAGACCGGTGACCTCGTGTTCTTCAGCACCATGGGCGGCGGCGTGTCCCACGTCGGCATCTACCTCGGCAACGGTCAGTTCGCGAACGCCAACAGCTACAACGGCCGCACCATGATCGAGAGCATGACCACCTCCTACTGGGCCCCCCGCTACGTCGGCGCCCGCCGCGTCCTGTAA
- a CDS encoding MarR family winged helix-turn-helix transcriptional regulator encodes MNASAAPSSPVSPDPAAAGGQGTQAPIALSALLCFDVYATSRAVTRAYRPLLEPLGLTYPQFLVMLSLWEADADDAVTRPLTVGALGERLALDSGTLSPLLKRLEASGLLRRERSTHDEREVQVALSDEGRALQAKAADVPTQMTGLMGLNPRDVQRLQVSLRLLRSHLDQHDDD; translated from the coding sequence ATGAACGCCTCAGCTGCCCCCTCCTCTCCGGTGTCCCCGGACCCGGCTGCGGCTGGCGGTCAGGGCACCCAGGCTCCCATCGCGCTGTCCGCGCTGCTGTGCTTCGACGTGTACGCCACGTCCCGCGCCGTCACGCGCGCGTACCGGCCGCTGCTGGAACCGCTGGGTCTCACGTACCCGCAGTTCCTGGTGATGCTGTCCCTGTGGGAGGCCGACGCGGACGACGCGGTGACGCGGCCGCTGACGGTCGGGGCGCTGGGTGAGCGGCTGGCGCTCGACTCGGGCACGCTGTCTCCCCTGCTGAAGAGGCTGGAGGCGTCCGGACTGCTGCGGCGCGAGCGGAGCACGCATGACGAGCGGGAAGTGCAGGTCGCGCTGAGCGACGAGGGCCGAGCCCTGCAGGCGAAAGCGGCGGACGTCCCCACGCAGATGACGGGCCTGATGGGCCTGAACCCGAGAGACGTGCAGAGACTGCAGGTGAGTCTGCGCCTGCTGCGCAGCCACCTGGACCAGCACGACGACGACTGA
- a CDS encoding shikimate 5-dehydrogenase produces MPHTIDKDTRLCMSLSGRPSNFGTRFHNHLYAALDLNYVYKAFTTHDLPGAITGIRALGIRGSAVSMPFKEAAIPLVDELDPSAAAIGSVNTIVNTDGHLKAYNTDYIAVQLLIERYGLHPGQSVALRGSGGMGRAVASAFRDAGFRHGTLIARNEPAGRALAHDTGYTWAPEPMQADVLVNITPIGMSGGPEAHDLAFPLPLVQAAQVVFDVVALPAETPLVQAARAAGRTVIRGDEVAVLQALEQFVLYTGIRPTPEQVQAAATHARTP; encoded by the coding sequence ATGCCTCACACCATCGACAAGGACACCCGCCTGTGCATGTCACTGTCCGGCCGCCCCAGCAACTTCGGCACGCGCTTCCACAACCACCTGTACGCCGCTCTCGACCTGAACTACGTGTACAAGGCCTTCACCACCCACGACCTGCCCGGCGCCATCACCGGCATCCGCGCGCTCGGCATCCGCGGCAGCGCCGTCTCCATGCCGTTCAAGGAAGCCGCCATTCCCCTCGTGGACGAACTCGACCCGTCCGCCGCCGCCATCGGCTCCGTGAACACCATCGTCAACACGGACGGCCACCTCAAGGCGTACAACACCGACTACATCGCCGTTCAGCTGCTCATCGAACGTTACGGCCTGCACCCCGGGCAGAGCGTCGCGCTGCGCGGCAGCGGCGGCATGGGCCGCGCCGTCGCGTCCGCCTTCCGTGACGCCGGATTCCGGCACGGCACCCTCATCGCCCGCAACGAGCCCGCCGGACGCGCCCTCGCGCACGACACCGGCTACACCTGGGCGCCGGAACCCATGCAGGCCGACGTTCTCGTCAACATCACGCCCATCGGCATGAGCGGCGGCCCCGAAGCGCACGACCTCGCCTTCCCGCTCCCGCTGGTGCAGGCCGCGCAGGTCGTGTTCGACGTGGTCGCCCTGCCCGCCGAGACGCCTCTCGTGCAGGCCGCCCGCGCCGCCGGACGCACCGTCATCCGCGGCGACGAGGTCGCGGTCCTGCAGGCCCTCGAACAGTTCGTGCTGTACACCGGCATCCGCCCCACGCCCGAACAGGTGCAGGCCGCCGCCACGCACGCCCGCACCCCCTGA